A genomic segment from Paenibacillus sp. FSL K6-1096 encodes:
- a CDS encoding STM3941 family protein, whose translation MDYQAYNDGGYQPLVVKRSKVKLVLLFAGSLLFMLLGVLLLKWSGEVTADPAILLRTLGIACTVLFGLAVVVYLIMLLRRSPLLVVDAQGIDDQSSAIPGGRILWEDITDIRLVRFSGQKNICIFLADPKAYLARQRGVKRWLMAINLRLAGTPVNITGQSMGMSLERVYEEMELRRRLWSGRR comes from the coding sequence ATGGATTATCAGGCATATAACGATGGAGGGTACCAGCCGCTTGTAGTGAAGAGGTCCAAGGTGAAGCTTGTCCTGCTGTTTGCGGGATCGCTGCTTTTTATGCTCCTGGGTGTCTTGCTGCTAAAATGGTCCGGGGAGGTCACGGCCGATCCTGCGATCCTTCTGCGGACGCTGGGGATTGCCTGTACCGTGCTGTTCGGTCTGGCGGTAGTGGTCTATCTTATCATGCTCCTGCGCCGCTCGCCGCTGCTTGTGGTGGACGCCCAGGGCATTGATGACCAGTCTTCCGCAATTCCAGGCGGACGAATCCTGTGGGAGGACATTACGGATATCCGCCTGGTGCGCTTCTCCGGGCAAAAAAATATCTGCATCTTTCTCGCTGACCCCAAAGCCTATCTGGCCCGGCAACGCGGAGTGAAACGGTGGCTGATGGCCATCAACCTCCGCCTCGCCGGCACTCCTGTAAATATTACAGGCCAGTCCATGGGCATGTCCCTGGAGCGGGTATATGAAGAGATGGAGCTGCGCAGACGGCTGTGGTCGGGGCGGAGGTAG
- the alaS gene encoding alanine--tRNA ligase → MKASEIRSKWLQFFESKNHKIEPSASLVPHNDPSLLWINAGMAPLKPYFDGREVPENPRLTNSQKCIRTNDIENVGKTRRHHTFFEMLGNFSIGDYFKEEAITWAWEFLTGKEWIGFDPDRISVTVYAEDEEAFKLWNEKVGLPAERIIKLGDDNFWDIGEGPCGPCSEIFYDRGEAYGSDLNDPEMYPGGENERWLEVWNLVFSQFNHNKDGSYTPLPNKNIDTGAGLERFASILQDVDSNFDTDLFQPIIQKTAGLAGVTYKDNVEQDIALKVIADHVRTVTFAVGDGVLPSNEGRGYIIRRLLRRAVRYGKTLGLDRPFLHELTETVGEIMGVYYPSVVENREYIAKIIRLEEERFHETLSDGLAILGEISAKAKADGLSTIAGADAFKLYDTYGFPFDLTEDFASEQGLTVDREGFDAAMQEQRDRARAARQDSASMKVQGGALADLTVKSEFVGYNDTVTESKVLAIVVDGALQDTVSEGAECQVILETTPFYAESGGQVSDTGVLTGGSVTAKVTGLFKAPHGQHVHLVTVEAGDLKVGDTVRAEVNRAEREDIVKNHTATHLLHKALKEVLGSHVNQAGSLVEGSRLRFDFSHFGAITPEELSDIEQRVNAQIWRSLPVVIENKPIDEAKAMGAMALFGEKYGNIVRVVQVGDYSLELCGGCHVANTSQIGIFKLLSESGIGSGVRRIEAVTGRYAYQFTESQLDLLKQSAALLKSSLTDVPKRIEALHAQVRELGRENESLQSKLSATFAAELTGSVITVGGGTPLLAVSVQAGNMDALRSTADELKSKLPDTVLVLGAVMEDKVNFVVAVPQELVKKGFHAGKLVKEIAAVCGGGGGGRPDMAQAGGKDASKLGEALKKAEELVAALA, encoded by the coding sequence ATGAAAGCAAGTGAAATCCGTTCCAAATGGCTGCAGTTTTTCGAGAGCAAGAATCACAAGATTGAACCAAGTGCCTCCCTCGTACCGCACAATGACCCTTCGCTGCTGTGGATTAACGCAGGCATGGCGCCGCTGAAGCCGTACTTCGACGGCCGGGAGGTTCCTGAGAATCCCCGCCTGACCAACTCGCAGAAGTGCATCCGCACCAATGATATCGAGAACGTGGGCAAGACGCGCCGCCACCATACCTTTTTCGAGATGCTGGGGAACTTCTCTATCGGCGACTACTTCAAGGAAGAAGCGATTACCTGGGCCTGGGAGTTCCTGACCGGCAAGGAGTGGATCGGGTTCGACCCGGACCGGATCTCTGTCACTGTCTACGCTGAGGATGAAGAAGCCTTCAAGCTGTGGAATGAGAAGGTCGGCCTGCCGGCTGAGCGCATCATCAAGCTGGGGGACGACAACTTCTGGGACATCGGCGAAGGCCCTTGCGGCCCTTGCTCGGAGATTTTCTATGACCGCGGGGAAGCCTACGGCAGTGATCTGAATGATCCCGAGATGTATCCCGGCGGTGAGAATGAGCGCTGGCTGGAGGTATGGAACCTCGTATTCTCGCAGTTCAACCATAATAAGGACGGCAGTTACACGCCGCTTCCGAACAAGAATATTGATACCGGTGCCGGTCTGGAGCGCTTCGCATCCATTCTGCAGGATGTGGACTCCAACTTCGATACCGATCTGTTCCAGCCGATTATCCAGAAGACTGCCGGGCTTGCCGGGGTAACCTACAAGGATAATGTGGAACAGGACATCGCGTTAAAAGTCATTGCCGACCATGTGCGCACAGTGACCTTTGCCGTTGGTGACGGCGTACTTCCTTCCAATGAAGGCCGCGGCTATATTATCCGCCGTCTGCTCCGCCGCGCCGTGCGCTACGGGAAGACGCTGGGGCTGGACCGTCCGTTCCTGCATGAGCTGACCGAGACGGTCGGCGAGATTATGGGCGTGTACTATCCGTCCGTGGTGGAGAACCGCGAATATATTGCCAAAATCATCCGTCTCGAAGAGGAACGCTTCCACGAGACGCTGTCCGATGGTCTGGCGATCCTCGGAGAGATCAGCGCCAAGGCCAAGGCTGACGGACTGAGCACCATTGCCGGTGCCGATGCGTTCAAGCTCTATGACACCTACGGCTTCCCGTTCGACCTGACCGAGGATTTCGCCTCCGAGCAGGGGCTGACGGTTGACCGTGAAGGCTTCGATGCCGCCATGCAGGAGCAGCGCGACCGGGCCAGAGCGGCCCGCCAGGACAGCGCCAGCATGAAGGTTCAAGGCGGTGCGCTGGCCGACCTGACGGTTAAAAGTGAATTTGTTGGATATAATGACACGGTAACCGAATCCAAGGTGCTGGCGATTGTAGTGGACGGCGCGCTTCAGGATACAGTAAGCGAAGGCGCCGAGTGCCAGGTGATTCTGGAAACCACTCCGTTCTATGCGGAGAGCGGCGGTCAAGTCAGCGATACCGGCGTACTGACCGGCGGATCGGTGACCGCCAAAGTGACCGGGCTGTTCAAAGCACCGCACGGCCAGCATGTTCACCTCGTTACGGTGGAAGCCGGCGATCTGAAGGTAGGCGATACCGTCCGCGCTGAAGTGAACCGGGCTGAGCGTGAGGATATTGTGAAGAACCACACTGCTACCCACCTGCTGCACAAAGCACTGAAGGAAGTGCTGGGCAGCCATGTGAATCAGGCAGGCTCTTTAGTAGAAGGTTCGCGTCTGCGGTTTGACTTCTCGCACTTTGGAGCGATTACGCCTGAGGAGCTTAGCGATATTGAGCAGCGTGTGAACGCCCAGATCTGGCGCAGCCTTCCTGTAGTGATCGAGAACAAGCCGATTGATGAAGCCAAGGCAATGGGGGCTATGGCGCTGTTCGGCGAGAAATACGGCAATATCGTGCGCGTGGTGCAGGTCGGCGACTACAGCCTTGAGCTGTGCGGCGGATGCCATGTTGCCAATACCTCGCAGATCGGAATCTTCAAGCTGCTCAGCGAGAGCGGCATCGGCTCCGGGGTACGCCGGATTGAAGCAGTAACCGGCCGCTACGCCTATCAGTTCACCGAGAGCCAGCTGGATCTGCTGAAGCAATCGGCTGCGCTGCTGAAATCCTCGCTCACCGATGTGCCGAAGCGGATCGAAGCCCTGCATGCCCAGGTGCGCGAGCTGGGCCGTGAGAACGAATCGCTGCAGTCCAAGCTCAGCGCAACCTTTGCCGCCGAGCTGACCGGCAGTGTCATCACGGTAGGCGGAGGCACACCGCTGCTGGCGGTCTCTGTTCAGGCTGGCAATATGGATGCGTTGCGCTCCACTGCGGATGAGCTGAAGTCTAAGCTTCCAGATACTGTACTGGTGCTCGGAGCTGTGATGGAAGATAAGGTTAACTTTGTAGTAGCTGTGCCGCAGGAGCTGGTCAAGAAGGGCTTCCACGCCGGCAAGCTGGTGAAAGAGATCGCCGCAGTCTGCGGCGGCGGCGGCGGCGGCCGGCCGGATATGGCCCAGGCCGGCGGCAAGGATGCCTCCAAGCTGGGCGAAGCCCTGAAGAAGGCGGAAGAGCTGGTAGCCGCACTGGCGTAA
- a CDS encoding IreB family regulatory phosphoprotein, producing MDSMDKTVKFNVKGDEKEASPQEILLAVYDALVEKEYHPINQIVGYLLSGDPAYIPRHNNARSLVRRKERDELIEELVRFYLANHRVDQPK from the coding sequence ATGGACTCCATGGACAAAACGGTCAAATTCAATGTGAAGGGCGACGAAAAGGAAGCCTCTCCCCAGGAAATACTGCTCGCTGTGTACGATGCACTGGTGGAGAAAGAATATCATCCGATCAATCAGATCGTGGGATATCTTCTTTCCGGAGATCCGGCTTACATTCCGCGCCACAACAATGCGAGAAGTTTAGTCCGGAGGAAAGAGCGTGATGAGCTGATTGAAGAACTGGTCCGGTTCTATCTGGCTAATCACCGGGTGGACCAGCCGAAATGA
- the ruvX gene encoding Holliday junction resolvase RuvX yields MSKKLGLDYGDRRIGVATSDIFGWTAQALETIERRGNGKEFDRIRELVKEHEIAEIVVGLPKNMNGSVGPRGEICIEFAEQLREQLDLPVHLWDERLTTVSAERVLIDGDVSRKKRKGIVDKMAAALILQNFLDANSKR; encoded by the coding sequence ATGAGCAAGAAGCTGGGACTGGACTACGGCGACCGCAGAATCGGTGTCGCCACAAGCGATATTTTCGGATGGACAGCACAGGCTCTGGAGACGATTGAGCGGCGCGGGAACGGCAAGGAATTCGACCGTATCCGCGAGCTGGTCAAGGAGCACGAGATTGCTGAGATTGTCGTTGGGCTGCCTAAGAACATGAACGGCTCAGTAGGACCCCGTGGTGAAATATGCATCGAATTCGCCGAACAGCTACGGGAGCAATTAGATCTGCCCGTACACCTATGGGATGAGCGTCTGACGACGGTATCTGCCGAGCGGGTGCTGATTGACGGGGACGTCAGCCGGAAGAAACGCAAAGGGATTGTGGACAAAATGGCCGCAGCTC